One Brassica napus cultivar Da-Ae chromosome C4, Da-Ae, whole genome shotgun sequence genomic region harbors:
- the LOC106446267 gene encoding disease resistance protein RML1A-like: MASSSSSSSPIKRYHVFPSFHGPDVRRGFLSHLRHQFASKGITTFKDQEIERGHTIGPELVQAIRESRVSVVLLSKNYASSSWCLDELVEILNCKRVSEQIVMTIFYQVDPSDVRKQTGDFGIAFKKTCEGKTEDDKKKWMEALACVANIAGEHSLNWTDEADMLEKFATDVSNKLNITLSRDFDEIVGLQAHLRKLITLLCFECDEAKMIGIWGPAGIGKSTIARALFNHLSVDFGLRCFMGNLKGSYKSIIGVDDYDSKLGLQSQLLSKVLNQRDMRVHHLGAVKEWLQDQRVLIILDDVDDLEELDVLVRELSWFGLGSRIIVTTEDKKILKAHGIQDIYHVGFPSEKEALEILCLSAFKQRYVQDDFEKVAYRVAYLCGYLPLGLCVVGSSLRGESQEEWELQLSRIENNLDRKIEDVLRVGYDRLSKKDKALFLHIACIFNFGSVDHMTSMLADCNMDVKNGLKTLAIRSLVQLHIMDYEMHSLLQQLGRQVVHEQSDEPGKRQFLVEAEEIRHVLANETGTGSVIGISFDMSKVGKFSISGRAFVGMRNLRFLKMYNSGGLRITGHMKYLPQLRLLHWDSYPRKRLPPTFQPQCLVELCMIFSNLEKLWGGIQSLANLKKIDLTFSSRLKEIPNLSEATNLERLSLGHCSSLVELPSSIRNLHKLKVLWMEGCKKLRVIPTNINLASLENVCMDGCLRLRTFPDISSNIKHLDIRNTKIEDVPAFVAERWLCLDTLYIGSKSVCLSFYKPKSAYITLDDCKCVKSEKDAIRVTSLFYNPMIGIRLFNCFSLDEKTRRVIIQQWDYKFVCLPGKEITPEFTHRAKGNSITISSGTFSASSRFKACLLLSPPGEVSDPLRIIVCRLISKGVVINELKCYPINPALLSEHLLVFSGALFKEHICCELDATTSEIRFEFNCDYFIECGVQMLAEEGEIKLASSFHDPNREVRFLNCMKLDEEARRAIIQRWAYKYVCLPGKEVPSEFTHKAKGNSVTISQGTLSASTSFRACILLSPTLQHPLWFGYNIDCRLRSKGILINELECYTGSPLLTKHLLVLRGALFKERRCVEVDSDIQFEFSCYEKHSKIIECGVQIMAEEGESSSSREWNKQSDGAVKVSKDENVIKTNNHTSWWSGLKKLGLRKNKKKSDGVKLLD; the protein is encoded by the exons atggcttcttcttcttcttcttcgtctccaATAAAGAGATACCATGTCTTTCCGAGTTTCCACGGTCCAGATGTTCGTAGAGGATTTCTCAGCCATTTACGCCATCAGTTTGCAAGCAAAGGGATCACGACATTTAAAGATCAGGAGATCGAGAGAGGCCACACGATCGGACCTGAACTGGTACAAGCCATTAGAGAATCCAGAGTCTCAGTCGTTCTGCTCTCCAAGAATTATGCTTCTTCAAGCTGGTGTTTAGATGAACTGGTTGAAATCTTGAACTGCAAAAGAGTTTCAGAGCAGATTGTGATGACCATCTTTTACCAAGTTGATCCGTCCGATGTACGGAAACAGACTGGAGATTTCGGAATAGCCTTCAAGAAAACATGTGAAGGGAAAACTGAGGACGATAAGAAGAAATGGATGGAAGCTTTGGCATGTGTAGCAAACATTGCTGGAGAGCACTCTCTTAACTG gACTGATGAAGCGGATATGTTGGAAAAGTTTGCCACTGATGTTTCGAACAAACTGAATATTACACTGTCAAGGGACTTTGACGAGATTGTGGGACTGCAAGCTCACTTGAGAAAACTGATCACTTTGTTATGCTTCGAGTGTGATGAAGCAAAGATGATTGGGATTTGGGGTCCTGCGGGAATCGGTAAGTCCACCATTGCTAGAGCTTTATTCAATCACCTTTCTGTCGATTTTGGACTGAGATGCTTTATGGGGAACCTCAAGGGTAGTTATAAGAGCATAATAGGTGTTGATGATTATGATTCCAAGTTGGGTTTGCAAAGCCAACTTCTGTCTAAGGTTTTGAACCAAAGGGATATGAGGGTACATCATTTAGGTGCTGTAAAAGAATGGCTACAAGATCAAAGAGTGCTTATCATTCTTGATGATGTAGACGATCTAGAGGAACTAGATGTTTTGGTTAGAGAACTTTCTTGGTTTGGTTTAGGAAGTAGGATCATTGTTACAACTGAAGACAAAAAGATTTTGAAAGCACATGGGATACAAGATATCTACCATGTGGGTTTTCCATCTGAGAAAGAAGCTCTTGAGATCTTATGTCTATCTGCTTTCAAACAGAGATATGTACAAGATGATTTTGAAAAGGTTGCATATAGAGTAGCATACCTTTGTGGGTATCTTCCATTAGGCCTTTGTGTTGTGGGTTCATCATTACGTGGGGAGAGCCAGGAAGAGTGGGAGCTTCAGTTATCTAGGATCGAAAATAATCTTGATAGAAAAATCGAAGACGTTTTAAGGGTGGGATATGACAGGTTGTCAAAAAAAGATAAAGCCCTGTTTCTCCACATCGCATGCATCTTCAACTTTGGTAGCGTTGACCATATGACAAGCATGCTCGCCGATTGTAACATGGATGTCAAAAATGGGCTGAAGACCCTAGCCATCAGATCTCTTGTGCAACTTCATATAATGGATTATGAGATGCACTCTTTACTCCAACAGTTGGGTAGACAAGTAGTACATGAACAGTCAGATGAGCCTGGAAAACGCCAGTTTTTAGTGGAGGCTGAAGAGATCCGTCATGTATTAGCAAATGAAACG GGCACTGGATCGGTCATAGGTATATCATTTGATATGTCCAAGGTGGGTAAATTCTCTATAAGTGGGCGAGCCTTTGTAGGAATGCGTAATCTTAGATTTTTAAAGATGTATAACTCTGGGGGATTGAGGATAACAGGACACATGAAATATCTACCTCAACTAAGGTTACTACATTGGGATTCATACCCCAGAAAACGTCTTCCTCCAACATTTCAGCCCCAATGTCTTGTTGAGCTCTGTATGATATTCAGCAATCTTGAGAAGCTCTGGGGAGGAATCCAG TCTCTTGCAAATCTCAAGAAGATAGATTTGACCTTCTCCTCTAGGTTGAAAGAAATACCAAATCTTTCAGAGGCTACTAATCTTGAAAGACTATCACTTGGCCATTGCTCAAGTCTGGTGGAGCTTCCCTCGTCTATTAGGAACCTACACAAACTGAAAGTGTTGTGGATGGAAGGCTGCAAAAAGCTACGGGTTATTCCCACCAACATCAATTTAGCATCTCTTGAGAATGTTTGCATGGATGGTTGCTTGCGATTGAGAACGTTTCCAGATATCTCGAGTAACATCAAACATCTTGATATAAGGAACACAAAGATAGAAGATGTTCCTGCATTCGTAGCTGAAAGATGGCTTTGTCTTGACACGTTATATATAGGCAGCAAAAGCGTCTGTCTCTCCTTCTATAAACCAAAATCTGCGTATATTACTCTGGACGACTGCAAGTGTGTTAAATCAGAAAAAGATGCGATAAGAGTAACTTCCCTTTTCTACAACCCAATGATAGGAATCAGGTTGTTCAACTGTTTTTCACTAGATGAAAAAACAAGAAGAGTAATCATTCAACAATGGGATTACAAATTTGTATGTTTACCAGGCAAAGAAATCACTCCAGAGTTCACTCACAGAGCCAAAGGAAACTCCATAACCATCTCTTCAGGGACTTTCTCTGCTTCCTCAAGATTTAAGGCTTGCCTCCTGCTTTCTCCACCAGGAGAGGTCTCGGACCCCCTGAGAATCATTGTTTGTCGTCTAATAAGCAAAGGTGTTGTCATCAATGAACTTAAATGCTATCCGATTAATCCTGCACTTCTATCTGAACACCTGTTAGTCTTTTCTGGGGCCCTGTTTAAAGAGCACATATGTTGTGAACTTGACGCTACTACGAGTGAAATTCGGTTTGAATTCAACTGCGACTATTTTATCGAGTGTGGTGTCCAGATGTTGGCGGAGGAAGGTGAGATAAAACTAGCTTCCTCTTTCCACGATCCTAACAGAGAAGTGAGGTTCCTCAACTGTATGAAACTAgatgaagaagcaagaagagcAATCATACAACGATGGGCTTATAAATATGTATGTTTGCCAGGTAAAGAAGTCCCTTCTGAGTTCACTCACAAAGCCAAAGGAAACTCTGTAACCATCTCACAGGGGACTCTATCTGCTTCCACAAGTTTCAGGGCTTGCATCCTGCTTTCACCAACCCTACAACACCCTCTGTGGTTCGGCTATAATATTGATTGTCGTCTAAGAAGCAAAGGTATTCTCATCAACGAACTTGAATGCTATACGGGTTCTCCACTCCTAACAAAACACCTATTAGTATTACGTGGGGCTCTGTTTAAAGAACGCAGATGCGTTGAAGTGGACTCGGATATTCAATTTGAATTCAGCTGCTACGAAAAACACTCTAAGATTATTGAGTGCGGCGTACAGATCATGGCGGAGGAAGGTGAAAGTAGTAGCAGCAGAGAATGGAATAAACAGAGTGATGGAGCCGTTAAGGTCTCTAAAGATGAAAATGTCATCAAAACCAACAACCATACATCTTGGTGGAGTGGGCTTAAAAAGCTTGGTCTgagaaagaacaagaaaaaatcAGACGGGGTGAAACTTTTAGATTAA
- the LOC106446308 gene encoding 40S ribosomal protein S10-2-like, whose translation MIMSEENRRAISKYLFQEGVLFAKKDFNLAQHPLVEGVPNLQVIKLMQSFKSKEYVRETFAWMHYYWFLTNEGIDFLRTYLNLPSEIVPATLKKQQKPLGRPMGDRPRGPPRSDGERRFGGDRDGYRGAPRAGGEFGDKSGAPADYQPSFRAPGAGSGSRPGFGRGAGGYGAGPAAGSDLP comes from the exons ATG ATTATGTCAGAGGAGAACCGCCGCGCAATCTCCAAGTACCTCTTCCAAG AGGGAGTTTTGTTTGCGAAAAAGGATTTCAATTTGGCGCAGCATCCTTTGGTCGAAGGAGTTCCGAATCTGCAAGTCATCAAATTGATGCAGAGCTTCAAGTCTAAGGAGTACGTCCGCGAGACATTTGCGTGGATGCACTACTACTGGTTCCTCACCAACGAAGGCATTGACTTTCTGAGGACTTACCTCAATCTCCCTTCAGAGATTGTTCCCGCCACTTTGAAGAAGCAGCAGAAGCCTCTTGGTCGTCCCATGGGTGACCGTCCTCG tGGCCCACCTCGTTCTGATGGAGAGAGGAGGTTTGGTGGTGACAGAGATGGATACCGTGGAGCTCCTAGAGCTGGTGGAGAGTTTGGTGATAAGAGTGGAGCTCCTGCTGATTACCAGCCTTCCTTCAGG GCACCTGGAGCTGGATCTGGATCTAGGCCTGGGTTTGGCCGTGGAGCCGGTGGGTATGGTGCTGGTCCAGCTGCTGGATCTGATCTTCCTTGA
- the LOC106446265 gene encoding uncharacterized protein LOC106446265 → MKSNNRKDLSERLMLDRILPGSGSPTRPGSKLMVLLLLVSATYVVYTLKLISSSRACHVEPFSAVVRRLNDIVNSSQPFILLQSNQTALIKSHNSSPPPPPPPPETELRHVVFGIAASARLWKQRKEYIKLWYKPNQMRGYVWLEKPVKRLDQENETNNLPPVKISADTSKFPYKNKQGHRSAIRISRIVTETLKLGLEDVRWFVMGDDDTVFVAENLIRVLRKYDHNQMYYIGSLSESHLQNIYFSYGMAYGGGGFAVSYPLAVALSKMQDRCIKRYPALYGSDDRMQACMAELGVPLTKELGFHQYDVYGNLFGLLAAHPVAPLVTLHHLDVVEPIFPNMTRVDALKRLQIPAMLDSAGLMQQSICYDKRRKWTVSVSWGYAVQIFRGVFSAREMEMPSRTFLNWYRRADYTAYAFNTRPVSRHPCQKPFVFYMTTTGVHPMTNMTVSHYESYRVAQPECRWKMANPGDLRTVIVYKKPDPHLWDRSPRRNCCRVKSKKKNTLEISVAVCKEGEVVEVM, encoded by the exons ATGAAGTCGAATAACCGGAAAGATTTATCAGAGAGGCTAATGTTGGATCGGATTTTACCCGGTTCCGGTTCACCGACCCGACCCGGATCCAAACTCATGGTCTTGCTCCTCCTCGTCTCAGCAACTTACGTCGTCTACACTCTTAAGCTCATCTCCAGCTCACGTGCCTGTCACGTGGAGCCTTTCTCCGCCGTCGTTCGCCGCTTGAACGACATTGTGAACTCATCTCAGCCGTTCATTCTCCTCCAGTCAAATCAAACAGCCTTGATCAAATCTCACAACTCCTCaccacctccacctcctccgCCGCCGGAAACGGAGCTCCGTCACGTAGTTTTCGGAATCGCCGCGTCGGCGAGGCTGTGGAAACAGAGGAAAGAGTATATCAAGCTCTGGTACAAACCAAATCAAATGCGTGGTTACGTCTGGTTAGAGAAACCGGTTAAGAGGCTCGACCAAGAAAACGAAACCAACAATCTCCCGCCTGTTAAAATCTCCGCCGACACTTCGAAGTTTCCTTATAAGAACAAACAGGGGCACAGATCGGCGATTCGAATCTCGCGGATCGTGACGGAGACGCTCAAACTAGGACTCGAAGACGTGAGGTGGTTCGTGATGGGAGACGACGATACGGTCTTCGTCGCCGAGAATCTCATCAGAGTTCTGAGGAAGTACGATCACAATCAGATGTATTACATCGGGAGTTTATCGGAGAGTCATCTTCAGAACATTTACTTCTCTTACGGAATGGCTTACGGCGGTGGAGGATTCGCCGTGAGTTATCCGTTGGCGGTGGCGCTGAGCAAAATGCAGGATCGTTGCATAAAGAGATATCCGGCGTTGTACGGGTCAGATGATCGGATGCAAGCTTGCATGGCTGAACTCGGTGTTCCACTCACTAAAGAACTCGGTTTTCACCAG TACGATGTGTATGGCAATCTATTCGGTCTACTAGCGGCGCACCCGGTGGCTCCACTGGTTACACTTCACCATCTTGACGTGGTCGAACCGATATTTCCAAACATGACTCGTGTAGACGCCTTGAAGCGTTTACAAATTCCGGCCATGCTAGACTCTGCGGGACTTATGCAACAGTCGATATGCTACGACAAACGCCGTAAGTGGACTGTTTCAGTCTCTTGGGGATACGCGGTTCAGATCTTTCGCGGAGTCTTTTCCGCTCGAGAGATGGAAATGCCTTCAAGAACCTTCTTAAATTG GTATCGGCGGGCGGATTACACGGCGTACGCTTTTAATACACGACCAGTGAGTCGTCATCCATGCCAGAAACCGTTTGTGTTCTATATGACAACGACGGGAGTTCATCCCATGACAAATATGACGGTGAGCCATTACGAAAGTTACCGTGTGGCTCAACCCGAGTGTCGATGGAAGATGGCTAATCCCGGTGATCTTAGAACGGTCATTGTTTACAAGAAACCGGACCCTCACCTTTGGGACAGA TCTCCGAGAAGAAATTGTTGCAGGGtgaaatcaaagaagaagaatactTTAGAGATCAGTGTTGCAGTTTGCAAGGAAGGTGAAGTGGTTGAAGTTATGTAa